GGTGGGAGCACTGTACTGCCAGTCTCCCGTCAGAGCTTTACACACCGACCATGACCTCTCCCGAGTACATCTGCTACCACGACCTTCTCCTGCCGCCTGAGGCTCACTCACTGGAGAGCCTGGAGTTTGCTCAAAATTTCTCTGTCAACGACACTGATGTGTTTGCTGTGACTTACCCCAAATCAGGTAAAGTGTATTCTCTGATAACACTTGCGTGAGACATTAGGGAGGTTGAATTTCACCTACATGATATGTTCATTATCAATACTGATTGGGTGTGAATGGTGACACTGTAGTATAAAGCAAggctagaaaagcgctatataaatacaaaccattgaCCAGTAGAAGTCAGTCAGTcctagtattagtattagtttGGGTATTAGTATAAGTATACTCCACTTGTTTTTTGCTTTACAATTAGGGATGGTGTGCACAAGatttgaatgagtgaatgaatgaataaataaataaataaataaataatcaggaAGTCGAAAAAGTAAGCGTTCCATGGTAAAGGTACGCAAAGTCATATGTAACGCCCCTGGTAGAGAGACAGACCAGTGGGCAGGGTCAGGATTGCAACGTTCTTGGTCCTCCATACACCGGTGGAGTGAGCTGATCTGCAGACACGGACCTCGACCCTCCTCGAATCCTCGGCACAATGTCTGCCATTGAAGAGATGTACTTTCTTGATCATGGGTATCTGTTTCCGACGGAGACTCACTGCGCTGCGAGCCTCAAGTTTGCGCAGGAATTCGCTTTCCAAGATGATGACGTCGTAGCTGTCACGTACCCGAAGTCAGGTCGGTGTCTCTGAACTTCACGAGTCATACACTTGATCGAATATGAATcatagttgttgtagttgttgtagttgaaCAACTAGAAATGTCTGTCCTGCAGAGGCGGGACTTTTCCACTCTTCGTCTGGAGCAGAGTCGGCTTTACTGGCCAGACATGAGTCACGGGACATTGAAAcggctaaaacaacaaaactgaacaaatcaatacaacaaaaaaaagctacCAATTGTATAGATGTTGTTTATAAGACGGTGCAGTCGTTGTTGGACTGTGCCAGAGTGCATTTGGAACTGTAGTCATGTGAAGTGTGATCGTTCGATCAGGCACCGgcgttgttgttttcatgtctgtcaaattctgtgatcgtTGGTGTtcggattggaatgatgtgactgaaagttagTCTTTTAAACGAGCAAATGAGTTTAACTCGCAcgacatgtgtatgtaatgatCAAGCATTTTGTGACTAAACGTGGTTTAATACACCAGATATTTGTCACAGGAGTGCAGGACAAACAGGATCACACTCCAGCTTTGAGAGACAGAAAACTTTACAGACACTTCAAGCTGTAGAAGCtactgaaaaatgttttttatatactgtgtgtgtcactgaactTATCAAATTAAAAGTATAATCTtataaatgtaaagtaaaaaatTGAATTTGAACTTCAATCATGCAAAAAGGGATtaataataaagattaatactcACCTGAGTTACTGCCAATGactgtgaaacacagagagtcatgaTAGTGCCCTGACAGAACACACACTGTGCCTGAGGCAATCTGTCAGAAGGtaagttattgttgttatatgtTATTTGCTCTTCTGTTTTTCCACAGGTACGGTCTGGATGCAGGAGATCCTACCACTGGTGCTGAATGGTGGCGATCTGACACCAATCCAAACCATTCCTAACTGGGACCGGGTTCCCTGGCTGGAGGAGAAAAGATTAGCGGTAGTTGTGGATCAGCTGACATCTCCACGAGCGATGGTCACCCATTTTCCATACCACCTTATGCCCCCGTCCTTTCTCAAGTCCAAGGCCAAGGTAAATAAGTGTTTGCTATATTCCCATATGTGCATCCACTCCATGTAATAAACGTGTAATAAACATCTTGTTATTCGCATTGTCTGACTTGTGTGTCTACTCTATAGGTGATCAATGTCTTAAGGAACCCAAAGGATGTCATGGTTTCATCATACTACTTTCACCAGATGGCCGCATTCCTCGAAGATCCAGGAACTTATGATGAGTTCATGGAGAAATTCCTGACAGGCAAAGGTCAGAGTATTACCAAGAGAAGCGCACAttttaaatgctggaaagtaCAGGAGTGCTGTGCGGTATACcggttcttttttttgttgctgctgcaccACATGCAATCTGACTCAAGGCTTAGCTGAAGAAGTAACTGTGGTAGTAATTGCAGCAGCGAGCAACTTACCCCACCACCTTAGcagaaaacatgtgttaacGTGTATGTCGTTACATTAAAGGGCAGTTTCACCCATTTCTTTTCCACTTccgctgctgtgtttgttaaatttgaccttttttttagcttttactcataaaacacagtaaagagcatTGTAGggtctttattttctttgaaggaagtgactttgacgtcgaatttttgtcaatttttttttttttttttttacaatcccaacttcctctgttgtcgtgggaatgagacatgcacacacacacctgcactgcTCGACCACTCACTCaatatgagcacacacacacagtcacacactctgcacttctctctcactcatgcTCATGCATTTAAAATACCGTTGTATACTGTGAAACCattgaaacattttga
The sequence above is a segment of the Solea solea chromosome 13, fSolSol10.1, whole genome shotgun sequence genome. Coding sequences within it:
- the sult2st3 gene encoding sulfotransferase family 2, cytosolic sulfotransferase 3 isoform X2, giving the protein MTSPEYICYHDLLLPPEAHSLESLEFAQNFSVNDTDVFAVTYPKSGTVWMQEILPLVLNGGDLTPIQTIPNWDRVPWLEEKRLAVVVDQLTSPRAMVTHFPYHLMPPSFLKSKAKVINVLRNPKDVMVSSYYFHQMAAFLEDPGTYDEFMEKFLTGKVMFGKWTDHVKSWRQPALGDRIMYITYEDMVQDLPAALRRISDFLGCNLNDETIQKIAEHCSLKSMKGNNMSNFSLVPKQYMDATKSPFLRKGVPGDWKNHFTSEQLARFTSVIRKEMEGESFSLPWSLD
- the sult2st3 gene encoding sulfotransferase family 2, cytosolic sulfotransferase 3 isoform X1, whose protein sequence is MSAIEEMYFLDHGYLFPTETHCAASLKFAQEFAFQDDDVVAVTYPKSGTVWMQEILPLVLNGGDLTPIQTIPNWDRVPWLEEKRLAVVVDQLTSPRAMVTHFPYHLMPPSFLKSKAKVINVLRNPKDVMVSSYYFHQMAAFLEDPGTYDEFMEKFLTGKVMFGKWTDHVKSWRQPALGDRIMYITYEDMVQDLPAALRRISDFLGCNLNDETIQKIAEHCSLKSMKGNNMSNFSLVPKQYMDATKSPFLRKGVPGDWKNHFTSEQLARFTSVIRKEMEGESFSLPWSLD